A single window of Candoia aspera isolate rCanAsp1 chromosome 3, rCanAsp1.hap2, whole genome shotgun sequence DNA harbors:
- the POP1 gene encoding ribonucleases P/MRP protein subunit POP1 yields the protein MSKAKEKRRGKKMKNQPASVTYPFDGGPSHNEAYFWNGCDRTPQRRRQDFHFETSQQGFYQKASHEMPKYITVSPFVQARAAEIKAMLKAVTQKSSNTLVFQSLPRHMRRRAMSHNIKRLPRRLRELARMEAEKPVHQKKALPKSKCRKARRRHINLVSEFNRRQKKNIWLETHIWHAKRFHMVKKWGYCLGDKSTMKSYRACYRAMTQHCLLQDLSYYCCLELIGKEEMLLTALARMCNVAAGPTFAAIPCLSGKRQGSLVLYQKDRYPQDTLGPVTFLWKPRCGSGDTSESRQLWIWTHPAFKQDILAELKSVFQCSEPVETCKPELEVTFSQEEEKINIPERVGHKRKTKDKTGETVVPVKKTIGNGTRDPHQPYCWSSQSTGITISDLTMEVLRYRLIGPLSHCVLTKALKVALVHTDLDPTDPEVNSWWVENCRNPDWVSLHHRQETTFETLQGLCSSDIPSGTVLGLTVGDPRVNLPKKRSKAMPNPAKYQEDKVKQLMLEGVSEECAQSFLWDCHVRKSVTDSKMSEQDLNHLRSKLLVPGSHLDLGLRESKIPILLVQQPGKMVGDDRLGWGSGWDIYLPKGWGMAFWLPFIYQGARVGGLQEASKHSLYKGTPHVPNDYPDCPAGSQFAKELEENLLEKFKRRPPAKRANYIKHGTLAPFLCPWDKLTQDWEARNKVHVKSLQISALDSEGFVSEEHVLSGPSSKTCMVDAPTSKADQQIDTCCQIMQMENEEKAIEACLTDEVISNQTFCILRTRKLLRQISVWCQPTSSKRRYLQHHASKLNEKELAEDTLMSIYQHYPRALVWVSLSLLKKGNPELHTMICIPAKDDLLQLDRDQHFCGPQEPKHTDQFKSKLSKQKGRRKKENARKATEKSALKPMNVTAAKQEDLVLGLWPHPLPDVVSHCSRVLLGFVTQGDFSLASGCGEGLGFVSLTGFLQMLIDQPADKKGLVLLRNPASLQYRFARLSVEV from the exons ATTTCCATTTTGAAACCTCACAACAGGGCTTCTATCAAAAAGCTTCCCATGAAATGCCTAAATACATAACAG TGTCTCCGTTTGTGCAAGCTCGAGCTGCTGAAATTAAGGCTATGTTGAAGGCTGTCACACAGAAGTCTTCCAATACTTTAGTGTTTCAGTCCTTGCCTAGACATATGAGGAGGCGAGCTATGAGTCACAATATTAAACGTTTACCACGACGTCTCCGTGAACTTGCCAGAATGGAA GCAGAGAAACCTGTACATCAGAAAAAAGCACTCCCAAAAAGCAAGTGCCGTAAAGCCAGGCGACGTCATATAAACTTGGTGTCAGAGTTCAATCGCAGGCAGAAGAAGAACATTTGGCTGGAAACACACATCTGGCATGCCAAGCGGTTTCACATGGTGAAGAAATGGGGGTACTGCTTAGGGGACAAGTCCACAATGAAGAGCTATAGGGCCTGCTACCGAGCTATGACACAACATTGCCTCCTTCAG GATTTATCATACTACTGTTGTCTGGAGTTGATTGGAAAAGAGGAGATGCTTTTAACAGCACTTGCTCGAATGTGCAACGTAGCTGCAG GGCCAACATTTGCAGCTATTCCTTGTCTATCTGGAAAGCGTCAGGGTTCTCTTGTGTTATACCAAAAGGATCGGTATCCTCAGGATACACTTGGACCAGTTACTTTTCTTTGGAAACCCAGATGTGGGTCTGGTGACACTTCTGAAAGCAGGCAGCTGTGGATATGGACACACCCAGCTTTTAAGCAG GACATACTTGCTGAATTAAAATCAGTCTTCCAGTGTTCTGAGCCTGTGGAAACCTGTAAACCTGAACTTGAGGTAACATTTTcacaagaggaagaaaaaattaaCATTCCTGAACGTGTTGGCCACAAACGGAAAACGAAAGATAAAACAGGAGAAACAGTTGTCCCAGTGAAAAAGACTATTGGCAATGGAACCAGAGATCCACACCAGCCGTATTGCTGGTCATCACAATCTACTGGAATTACCATAAG TGACTTGACAATGGAGGTTCTCCGATATCGTTTGATAGGTCCCCTATCACATTGCGTCCTTACAAAGGCACTCAAAGTTGCACTTGTCCATACA GACCTGGATCCTACAGATCCTGAAGTCAACAGTTGGTGGGTAGAAAATTGCAGAAATCCTGACTGGGTATCTCTCCACCATCGTCAAGAGACCACCTTTGAAACGTTGCAAG GTTTGTGTTCATCAGACATTCCATCAGGTACTGTACTGGGTTTGACTGTTGGGGATCCTCGAGTGAATTTACCAAAAAAGAGATCAAAAGCCATGCCAAATCCAGCAAAATACCAAG aagaTAAAGTTAAACAACTGATGTTAGAAGGTGTGTCTGAAGAATGTGCTCAGAGCTTTCTTTGGGACTGCCATGTCCGTAAGAGCGTCACAGACAGTAAAATGTCAGAACAG GATTTGAATCATCTGAGAAGTAAACTTTTGGTACCTGGATCACATCTTGACTTGGGCCTGCGAGAATCCAAGATTCCTATACTTCTGGTTCAACAGCCTGGAAAAATGGTTGGAGATGATCGACTAGGATGGGGAAGTGGCTGGGATATTTATCTGCCCAAAGGTTGGGGCATGGCTTTCTGGCTTCCTTTT ATATATCAAGGTGCAAGAGTAGGTGGCTTACAAGAAGCTTCGAAGCACTCCCTGTATAAGGGGACGCCCCACGTTCCTAATGATTATCCAGACTGTCCTGCTGGTAGCCAGTTTGCAAAAGAACTAGAGGAAAATCTCCTTGAGAAGTTTAAAAG acGTCCTCCTGCAAAAAGAGCCAATTATATTAAACATGGGACCTTGGCTCCATTCCTCTGTCCATGGGATAAGCTCACACAGGATTGGGAGGCTAGAAACAAAGTCCATGTGAAGTCCTTGCAGATATCAGCTTTGGACAGTGAAGGTTTTGTGTCTGAAGAACATGTCCTTAGTGGTCCCAGCTCTAAAACATGTATGGTAGATGCTCCAACAAGCAAAGCAGATCAGCAAATAGATACATGCTGTCAAATCATGCAGATGGAAAATGAGGAAAAAGCAATAGAGGCATGCCTGACAGATGAAGTCATTTCAAATCAGACCTTCTGTATTCTCAG GACCAGAAAATTATTAAGGCAAATATCAGTTTGGTGTCAGCCTACATCTAGCAAAAGGCGGTACCTGCAGCACCATGCTTCCAAGCTGAATGAGAAAGAACTGGCTGAGGACACCCTAATGTCTATTTATCAACACTATCCCAGGGCCCTAGTGTGGGTGAGCTTGTCCCTTCTCAAAAAAGGTAATCCTGAATTGCACACAATGATTTGCATCCCAGCAAAGGACGACTTGCTTCAGCTTGACAGAGACCAGCATTTTTGTGGCCCTCAGGAACCCAAGCACACCGACCAGTTTAAAAGCAAACTGTCGAaacaaaagggaagaagaaagaaagagaacgcCAGGAAGGCGACAGAAAAGAGTGCCTTGAAACCCATGAATGTAACAGCAGCTAAACAAGAAGACCTAGTTTTGGGGTTATGGCCTCACCCTCTACCAGATGTTGTATCTCACTGCTCCAGAGTTCTCTTAGGCTTTGTCACTCAAGGGGACTTCTCATTGGCTTCGGGCTGTGGTGAAGGTCTTGGCTTTGTAAGTCTGACAGGGTTCCTGCAAATGTTGATAGATCAACCAGCAGACAAGAAGGGGCTTGTCCTGTTGAGAAATCCAGCTTCATTACAGTACAGATTTGCCAGGCTTAGTGTTGAAGTCTAA